In one window of Pelosinus sp. IPA-1 DNA:
- a CDS encoding 2Fe-2S ferredoxin, translating to MNKPKFHIFVCTSSRINGQQKGYCHAKGGVDLVMKFTEEIEERGLGGEVFVNNTGCFGVCEQGPIIVVYPGGVWYKGVTIDDVETIMEEHIEGGNVVSRLEI from the coding sequence ATGAATAAGCCAAAGTTCCATATATTTGTATGTACAAGTTCTAGAATTAATGGGCAACAGAAGGGGTACTGCCATGCAAAAGGCGGCGTCGATCTTGTTATGAAATTTACCGAAGAAATTGAAGAAAGAGGTTTAGGTGGAGAAGTTTTTGTCAATAACACAGGCTGTTTCGGTGTTTGTGAACAAGGACCAATTATTGTTGTATATCCTGGAGGTGTTTGGTATAAGGGCGTTACTATTGATGATGTAGAAACGATTATGGAAGAACACATTGAAGGTGGTAATGTTGTTAGCCGATTAGAAATCTAA
- the nifB gene encoding nitrogenase cofactor biosynthesis protein NifB, with product MEESKHPCYSADAHHKYARMHLPVAPQCNISCNYCNRKFDCVNESRPGVTSEVLTPELASQKFSWVKENIENLSVVGIAGPGDALANWDVTRKSIELIQAKGEDVIFCLSTNGLMLPRYAQELVELGIKHVTVTVNCLDPNIGAQLYKVVNYEDKSYTGVPAAELMIKNQLEGITYLVAHGVLVKINIVMVKGINDQHIPEVVKKMKELGVFITNIMPLIPAPGSAFEKFPQTSMKEINEMRDLCQLEMQQMRHCKQCRADAIGLLGNDRSNEFRMTKPKVEDTSLESKEDDKAYKIAVTSKHGKLVDQHFGHATEFLIYQGKGNEFTLLENRKAEQYCSGISDCDKDEERKIAAMQAVADCDAVLTMRIGYHGQKRLSEQGVMSVEYCYTVEEGLGYALEQLKKVI from the coding sequence ATGGAAGAGAGCAAACATCCTTGTTATAGTGCTGATGCGCATCATAAATATGCCCGAATGCACTTACCAGTGGCGCCCCAGTGCAATATTAGCTGTAATTATTGTAATCGAAAATTTGACTGTGTAAACGAAAGTCGACCAGGGGTAACGAGTGAAGTGTTAACGCCAGAACTCGCAAGTCAAAAATTTTCCTGGGTTAAAGAAAATATTGAAAATCTTAGTGTCGTTGGAATTGCTGGGCCTGGAGATGCTTTAGCTAACTGGGATGTTACGAGAAAATCCATCGAATTGATTCAGGCAAAGGGTGAAGATGTAATATTTTGCCTGTCAACAAATGGCTTAATGTTACCAAGGTATGCTCAGGAATTGGTTGAACTAGGCATAAAGCATGTAACGGTTACTGTAAATTGTCTCGATCCTAACATTGGTGCTCAGCTTTATAAAGTCGTTAATTATGAAGATAAAAGCTATACAGGGGTTCCTGCTGCTGAATTGATGATAAAAAATCAATTAGAAGGAATTACTTATTTAGTAGCCCATGGAGTATTGGTCAAAATTAATATTGTAATGGTAAAAGGGATTAATGATCAGCATATTCCAGAAGTTGTCAAAAAAATGAAAGAGTTGGGCGTTTTTATTACCAATATCATGCCATTAATTCCTGCTCCGGGAAGCGCATTTGAGAAATTCCCTCAGACCAGTATGAAAGAGATTAATGAAATGAGAGATCTTTGTCAGCTGGAAATGCAGCAAATGAGGCATTGTAAACAGTGCCGAGCGGATGCTATTGGTTTACTAGGTAATGATCGATCTAATGAATTTCGTATGACAAAGCCCAAAGTCGAAGATACATCGCTAGAATCCAAGGAAGATGATAAAGCATATAAAATTGCCGTTACTTCTAAGCATGGTAAGTTAGTGGATCAACACTTTGGCCATGCAACGGAGTTTTTGATATACCAAGGAAAGGGTAACGAGTTTACTTTGTTAGAGAATCGTAAGGCAGAACAATATTGCTCTGGAATTTCCGATTGTGACAAAGATGAAGAGCGAAAGATTGCAGCAATGCAAGCTGTTGCTGACTGTGATGCGGTACTAACTATGCGCATTGGTTATCATGGACAGAAAAGGTTATCAGAACAAGGTGTTATGAGTGTTGAGTATTGTTACACCGTAGAAGAAGGCTTAGGGTATGCGTTAGAACAATTAAAAAAAGTAATATGA
- a CDS encoding nitrogenase component 1, which translates to MAEKNHVHYRDVNENPCNMCMPMGGILALKGIEQSMVIVHGSQGCSTYMRRHIAEHFNEPVDVGSSSLNEKGTIYGGEKNLRQALDNIVKVYHPALIGIVTTCLAETIGEDIERITGQYLIDKQMEDFPIVTAATPGYGGSHFEGYFLTVKRVLMQLTAATKKNNKVNVIIPNMSPADIREIKRILELMKIEYVLCPDFSDTLDRPFSRPYTKMSDGGTKLVDIKEMGGGLATIQMGITLDDSISPGQYLKDEFGVPLYNLAIPIGVESTDAFINTLVEITGKTIPESLTKERGRLLDAMIDSHKYNFQGRCVIFGEPEMVYAVTKTCVENGVFPAVVATGSQGGKLNELVGLAVTDFLEKSNLFIETDFAHILAASQEAKVNIGIGPSDGKYLTEKGGIPLVRLGFPIHDRVGGQRILSVGYTGTMMFLDRVTNTLLENKYISYRSSMYEKYYQQG; encoded by the coding sequence ATGGCTGAAAAAAATCATGTCCATTATCGAGATGTGAATGAAAACCCTTGTAATATGTGTATGCCCATGGGCGGAATTTTAGCCTTAAAGGGCATTGAACAGTCCATGGTTATTGTACATGGCTCTCAAGGTTGTAGTACCTATATGCGTAGGCATATTGCAGAACATTTTAATGAACCTGTTGATGTTGGATCTTCTTCCTTAAATGAAAAGGGCACAATCTATGGTGGGGAAAAGAATCTCAGACAAGCCTTAGATAATATTGTGAAAGTGTATCATCCTGCTCTGATTGGTATTGTAACAACCTGCTTGGCCGAGACCATTGGTGAAGATATTGAGAGAATTACAGGTCAATATCTAATTGATAAACAAATGGAAGATTTCCCCATTGTTACGGCAGCAACGCCTGGTTATGGTGGGAGTCATTTTGAAGGTTATTTTCTAACCGTGAAAAGAGTTTTAATGCAGTTAACGGCAGCAACTAAAAAAAATAATAAGGTTAACGTGATTATTCCTAACATGAGTCCTGCTGATATTCGTGAAATCAAGCGTATCCTAGAATTGATGAAAATTGAATATGTATTATGTCCTGATTTTTCAGATACCTTAGATCGCCCCTTTTCTCGGCCTTATACCAAAATGAGTGACGGTGGTACAAAATTAGTCGATATCAAAGAGATGGGTGGTGGGCTTGCTACCATTCAGATGGGAATTACACTGGATGATTCTATATCTCCAGGACAATACCTAAAAGATGAGTTTGGTGTTCCTTTATATAATTTGGCCATACCGATTGGTGTGGAAAGTACAGATGCTTTTATTAATACCTTAGTAGAAATAACCGGTAAGACGATTCCAGAGAGTCTTACCAAAGAGCGCGGGCGTTTGTTAGATGCGATGATTGATTCGCATAAATATAATTTTCAGGGAAGATGTGTTATTTTTGGTGAACCGGAGATGGTCTATGCGGTAACCAAAACTTGTGTTGAAAATGGAGTTTTCCCAGCAGTTGTGGCTACGGGTAGTCAAGGCGGCAAGTTAAATGAGCTAGTAGGGTTAGCAGTAACTGATTTTCTAGAGAAAAGCAATCTATTTATTGAAACTGATTTTGCTCATATTTTAGCTGCTAGCCAGGAAGCTAAAGTCAATATTGGGATTGGTCCTTCAGATGGTAAGTATCTTACAGAAAAAGGCGGAATTCCCTTAGTCAGATTAGGATTTCCCATTCATGACCGAGTGGGAGGGCAACGCATTTTGTCAGTAGGTTATACAGGTACTATGATGTTTCTGGACCGAGTAACCAATACACTACTGGAAAACAAATATATATCCTATAGAAGTTCTATGTATGAAAAGTATTATCAGCAAGGGTAG
- a CDS encoding MgtC/SapB family protein gives MDVIDFSLRLSAALVFGAAIGFERQRRQRMAGIRTNALVCVGAAMFVMLGLLTPNEASPTRIAAQVVTGIGFLGAGVIMRDGLNVRGMNTAATMWCVAAVGTLTGMGFILHAGVGMIVILIANVLLRPLARIINDKPMLMEDTEIRYFFRAVCRTEGEVHVRNLLLHIAHEEPVMLRAIHSEDLENSEMVEVVAQFVANKRTDKSMEQIVSRLSIESSVNAVSWRIMDNIDNDAD, from the coding sequence ATGGATGTTATAGATTTTTCTTTACGTTTGAGTGCGGCTTTAGTTTTTGGTGCAGCCATTGGTTTTGAACGTCAAAGGCGGCAGCGTATGGCAGGGATTCGAACCAATGCTTTGGTTTGTGTAGGGGCTGCTATGTTCGTAATGCTGGGGTTATTAACACCAAATGAGGCCAGTCCTACTAGAATAGCAGCCCAAGTAGTCACTGGTATTGGTTTTTTGGGGGCTGGCGTTATTATGCGGGATGGCCTCAATGTTCGAGGCATGAACACAGCGGCAACCATGTGGTGTGTAGCAGCAGTAGGTACTCTTACTGGGATGGGATTTATTCTGCACGCAGGGGTTGGAATGATAGTGATCCTAATTGCTAACGTTTTACTAAGGCCCTTAGCACGTATCATCAATGACAAACCGATGCTTATGGAAGATACAGAAATACGTTACTTTTTCCGTGCAGTATGTCGTACAGAAGGAGAAGTTCATGTGCGGAATTTATTGTTGCATATTGCGCATGAGGAACCCGTGATGCTAAGAGCAATTCATAGTGAAGATTTAGAGAACTCAGAGATGGTAGAAGTTGTGGCACAATTTGTTGCCAATAAACGTACAGACAAATCTATGGAGCAAATTGTAAGTCGTTTGAGTATAGAGTCTTCTGTCAATGCAGTTAGTTGGCGGATTATGGATAATATTGATAATGATGCGGATTGA
- a CDS encoding HD domain-containing protein, producing the protein MENKKIKDFQSGDLVQSYFLVKAAEYKTTSNQKNYLDLTLVDQTGEINAKLWDYSLETEPQYVSSMLVRVRGTVSEWQNRLQLKVDRIRMATEEDNLDVGDFVPVAPYSPEVMFAEIEEYIGMIKNTDIYKIVSTLVTNNKEKLLLYPAAKQNHHAIRSGLLYHITTMLKMGRKVSEVYIGLNRDLLFAGIILHDIAKTAEMNASELGIVSEYTVEGELLGHIIQGIKMIEKTAIELGVDQEVSLLLQHMTLSHHYEPEFGSPKRPMIPEAEILHYLDMMDARMYDMRRALEKVEDKQFSDKIWLLNNRKLYKSAIKYNGENVE; encoded by the coding sequence ATGGAAAATAAAAAAATTAAAGATTTTCAATCGGGCGATTTGGTGCAAAGTTACTTTTTAGTGAAGGCCGCTGAATATAAAACTACAAGCAATCAAAAAAACTATCTTGATTTGACATTGGTAGATCAGACGGGTGAAATCAATGCTAAGCTTTGGGATTATAGTTTAGAAACCGAGCCCCAATATGTCTCTAGTATGTTAGTTCGGGTAAGAGGAACGGTTTCCGAATGGCAGAATCGGCTGCAACTTAAGGTCGACAGAATACGAATGGCTACTGAGGAAGATAATCTAGACGTAGGTGATTTTGTACCAGTAGCTCCTTATAGCCCAGAAGTAATGTTTGCTGAAATTGAAGAATATATAGGCATGATTAAAAATACGGATATATATAAGATTGTCAGTACTTTAGTCACTAATAATAAAGAAAAACTATTGTTATATCCAGCCGCTAAGCAAAATCATCATGCGATTCGTTCGGGCCTTTTATATCATATTACCACTATGCTCAAAATGGGAAGAAAAGTAAGTGAAGTATATATAGGCCTTAACCGGGATCTTTTATTTGCGGGGATCATTTTGCATGATATTGCGAAAACAGCTGAGATGAATGCAAGCGAGCTTGGTATTGTCTCTGAATATACAGTGGAAGGTGAGCTCCTTGGACATATAATTCAAGGCATAAAAATGATTGAAAAGACGGCTATTGAGCTGGGGGTAGACCAAGAGGTCTCCTTATTGTTACAACATATGACATTGTCTCATCACTATGAGCCAGAGTTTGGTAGTCCTAAACGACCGATGATTCCAGAAGCCGAAATTCTGCATTATCTCGATATGATGGATGCTAGAATGTATGATATGAGGCGAGCCTTAGAAAAGGTGGAAGATAAACAATTCTCCGATAAAATATGGCTGCTAAATAATCGCAAATTATATAAATCAGCTATAAAGTACAATGGAGAAAATGTAGAATGA
- a CDS encoding tetratricopeptide repeat-containing glycosyltransferase family protein, translating into MVYFLIPLEKGRLFKEHFPFVLKITNGKVRKDRVMNAQSHFDNGVEAAHRGDALQAIDFFRQAILLKSDYAEAYNAIGALLINMNHLSQAEYYLHRAIEFKDNYHEAFYNLGTLFNKIGLLYEAEICLHEAINLDPNFPEAHFRLGMVFKQMERLEKAETHLCKAVELRPNFKEADFALGILYLLRGEYEKGWKRYELRRKIFDSFDPGISHWEIKDLIGEKVVLFHEQGFGDTIHFSRYVKEITKVAAEVVLLVPKQLERIMSSSLKNITIHSDEKMVGEYKFSCPLPTLPFLFNTTLHTIPKSIPYIKINNDVIEKWRNIVEKEINLNKYKVGVAWAGNPNHKNDRNRSIPFGLFKQLFSLKVVSWISLQVDERVNDLRTFPNEVIDFHEYMSDFAETAGLIENIDLIITVDTAVAHLAGAMGKETWLLLPIDPDWRWQTQCQNSPWYPTIRIFRQLHIGDWQEVLARVIVALDAKLKK; encoded by the coding sequence GTGGTATATTTTCTGATTCCGCTAGAAAAGGGAAGGCTCTTTAAAGAGCACTTCCCTTTCGTTTTAAAAATAACTAATGGAAAGGTGAGGAAAGATAGAGTGATGAATGCACAGTCACATTTTGACAATGGAGTTGAAGCAGCCCACAGGGGCGATGCATTGCAAGCAATCGATTTCTTTCGGCAAGCTATCTTATTGAAGTCAGATTATGCTGAAGCTTATAATGCTATAGGGGCATTGTTAATAAATATGAATCATTTAAGTCAAGCAGAATATTATCTTCACCGAGCTATAGAATTTAAGGATAACTATCATGAGGCGTTTTATAACTTAGGAACATTATTTAATAAGATAGGCCTTCTATATGAAGCGGAAATATGCCTTCATGAAGCGATAAACCTAGATCCAAATTTTCCGGAAGCACATTTTCGACTTGGAATGGTTTTCAAACAGATGGAACGTTTAGAAAAAGCAGAAACGCATCTGTGTAAGGCTGTCGAACTGCGACCTAACTTTAAAGAGGCTGATTTCGCTTTGGGAATACTATACTTGCTTCGAGGTGAGTATGAGAAAGGTTGGAAACGTTATGAATTGCGTCGCAAAATATTTGACTCTTTTGATCCTGGGATCAGCCACTGGGAAATAAAAGACCTGATAGGAGAAAAGGTTGTATTATTTCATGAACAAGGTTTTGGCGATACGATACATTTCTCAAGGTATGTTAAAGAGATTACAAAAGTAGCTGCTGAAGTAGTTTTGCTAGTTCCTAAGCAGTTAGAAAGAATAATGTCTAGCTCACTAAAAAATATTACAATTCATTCGGATGAAAAAATGGTAGGAGAATATAAATTTTCCTGTCCATTACCTACGCTTCCTTTTTTATTTAATACCACTTTACATACAATTCCCAAATCCATTCCATACATAAAGATAAATAATGACGTTATAGAAAAATGGCGTAATATTGTAGAAAAAGAAATAAACCTAAATAAGTATAAGGTTGGTGTAGCTTGGGCTGGAAACCCGAATCATAAAAATGATCGAAATAGGTCAATTCCGTTTGGTTTGTTTAAACAGCTTTTTTCTCTCAAGGTAGTAAGTTGGATAAGCCTGCAGGTAGATGAGCGAGTCAATGATTTACGAACATTTCCTAATGAAGTAATAGACTTCCATGAATATATGAGTGATTTTGCCGAAACGGCAGGACTTATTGAAAATATTGATCTCATTATAACAGTAGATACGGCAGTTGCACACTTAGCGGGAGCTATGGGAAAAGAAACGTGGCTTCTTTTGCCGATTGATCCTGATTGGCGTTGGCAAACCCAGTGCCAAAATAGTCCTTGGTATCCAACTATACGTATTTTTCGCCAACTTCATATTGGTGATTGGCAAGAAGTTTTGGCTAGAGTAATAGTTGCTTTGGATGCTAAACTTAAAAAGTAA
- a CDS encoding FlxA-like family protein, which produces MSIAISGSTQTSQSSSESNVSTLQKQLKSLTSQIQKLQTEDATKNAKQIELLEQQMQQIQMQIQQAQQKYQSQNSNKNQNTSAKSEIGPAYEVSLTQTNNQTALSSEEASGTE; this is translated from the coding sequence ATGTCGATAGCAATTAGCGGCAGTACTCAAACCAGTCAATCTAGTTCTGAAAGTAATGTATCTACGTTACAAAAGCAGTTAAAAAGTCTTACAAGCCAAATACAAAAATTGCAAACGGAAGATGCGACCAAAAATGCAAAACAAATTGAGTTGCTTGAACAGCAAATGCAACAAATTCAAATGCAAATTCAACAAGCACAACAAAAATATCAATCGCAAAATTCCAATAAGAATCAAAATACTTCAGCAAAGTCAGAGATTGGTCCTGCCTATGAAGTAAGTCTTACCCAAACTAACAATCAAACGGCTCTTAGCAGTGAAGAAGCGTCAGGAACAGAATGA
- a CDS encoding trimeric intracellular cation channel family protein — protein sequence MSVLNLFEIIGTVAFAAAGALIGIEKKLDIFGVFMLALTTAVGGGIFRDMLIGVTPPTAFVFPLFTIISLITAIVVCVGYKWISKFNNIILICDAVGLGAFTAAGANLSITYEYHRLFITVTMAVLSGVGGGVIRDVFVRDIPFIFQKEVYAVASIVGAICFFYAKPSMQGNGAMYLCFLVTVCIRMICMRYDIHLPVIGTKSSKK from the coding sequence GTGAGTGTATTAAATTTATTTGAAATTATTGGAACAGTAGCTTTTGCAGCAGCAGGGGCCTTGATTGGAATTGAAAAGAAACTTGATATTTTTGGTGTATTTATGTTGGCGCTAACAACTGCGGTAGGTGGAGGTATTTTCCGCGATATGCTTATCGGTGTCACACCTCCAACTGCCTTCGTATTTCCCCTATTTACAATCATCAGTTTGATTACAGCAATTGTGGTTTGTGTCGGATATAAATGGATTAGTAAATTCAATAATATTATATTAATTTGTGATGCAGTAGGCCTAGGAGCTTTTACGGCAGCGGGGGCTAATTTGTCAATTACCTATGAATATCATCGATTATTTATTACTGTTACCATGGCTGTATTAAGTGGTGTAGGTGGCGGTGTAATCCGTGATGTGTTTGTACGGGATATTCCCTTTATTTTTCAAAAGGAAGTTTATGCAGTGGCCTCTATAGTCGGTGCCATATGTTTTTTCTATGCTAAGCCATCTATGCAAGGTAATGGTGCCATGTATTTGTGCTTTTTAGTTACTGTATGCATACGCATGATTTGTATGAGATATGATATTCATTTGCCGGTTATTGGCACAAAATCAAGTAAGAAATAA
- a CDS encoding pyruvate carboxyltransferase, which yields MIWIDQTLQEGLARGLNRGELKQILSILQKLHVETSDVIVADWEQKGFSELTRFEQERLRGITNGTAEEVERAHALGFKKIIVSCAPHLGQGLISQVCAALFAAKKMGMKVSLCIENASQFSLEEIGFLWRDIPIDGIESFIYSDRDSLLDPLSTARIMAFLRKKIPVTLEFHGHNAYGLASANGLAALQTGVKNIAVAVAGIGLHGHAAIEELIMARKSLLGEGSGVNSQLAQLCSQMISLIGLNVPSSKSIIGRDIFAHESGIHVDGVVKNPQLYEAFSPEEVGLERRLVIGKHSGTSSIQAKFRQWNQILPVADAQILLKQVRELAVAEKKEVDDNALWGMYQAMISKRSKRFSTIEVKHQRFVAGV from the coding sequence ATGATTTGGATTGATCAAACCTTACAGGAGGGCTTGGCTAGGGGGCTAAATAGGGGAGAGTTAAAACAGATTTTATCGATTTTACAGAAACTTCACGTAGAGACTAGTGATGTAATAGTAGCTGACTGGGAACAAAAGGGCTTTTCAGAGCTTACTAGATTCGAGCAAGAGCGACTACGGGGGATTACCAATGGAACCGCAGAGGAAGTGGAGAGAGCCCATGCCTTAGGTTTCAAAAAAATTATTGTTTCTTGTGCTCCCCATCTGGGGCAAGGTTTAATCAGCCAGGTTTGTGCCGCTTTATTTGCAGCGAAAAAGATGGGGATGAAGGTGAGTCTTTGTATAGAAAATGCTTCTCAGTTTTCCCTAGAAGAAATCGGTTTTCTTTGGCGAGATATTCCCATTGATGGGATAGAATCTTTTATTTATAGTGATAGGGATAGTCTTCTTGATCCTTTATCTACTGCTAGGATTATGGCCTTTTTACGTAAAAAAATTCCTGTTACCTTAGAATTTCATGGACATAATGCCTATGGGCTGGCGAGTGCTAATGGATTAGCAGCTTTGCAAACTGGTGTAAAGAACATTGCAGTAGCAGTGGCTGGCATAGGCTTACACGGGCATGCAGCTATAGAAGAACTTATAATGGCGCGAAAGAGTTTATTAGGCGAAGGATCTGGGGTGAATTCCCAGTTGGCTCAGCTATGTTCACAGATGATATCCCTTATAGGACTTAACGTTCCAAGTAGTAAGTCTATTATCGGGCGGGATATTTTTGCACATGAATCGGGAATTCATGTAGATGGAGTAGTTAAAAATCCACAGTTGTATGAAGCTTTTTCTCCTGAGGAAGTCGGGTTAGAAAGACGTTTGGTAATTGGTAAACATTCCGGAACATCATCCATACAGGCTAAGTTTCGCCAGTGGAATCAAATTCTGCCTGTAGCGGATGCACAAATTTTATTAAAGCAGGTGCGTGAATTGGCTGTGGCGGAAAAAAAAGAAGTAGATGATAATGCTTTATGGGGAATGTACCAGGCGATGATCTCTAAACGCAGTAAGAGATTCTCCACAATCGAGGTTAAGCACCAACGTTTTGTTGCAGGTGTTTGA
- a CDS encoding homocitrate synthase, protein MQEVRRAEIVDTTLRDGEQSPGIVFSVQDKVKIATALDKAGIPWIEAGVPAMGGDEQEAMKMVLAEPLKAKIIAWNRANKEDILASISCGFSYLHISVPVSDLHIKQKLKKDRAWVLDQLEKSILFAQSFGCTVTVGAEDASRADREYFLQVADVAARLGAIHIRYADTVGCLNPLITHAIFQELIPRCPLPVEVHMHNDFGLAGANTIVALQAGADLASTTVAGIGERAGNAALEEVVTALQVMYGISTPIDKDAFLGLSDLVMQASDKTTFPYKPITGSAFA, encoded by the coding sequence ATGCAAGAGGTAAGAAGGGCAGAAATTGTGGATACTACTCTTAGAGATGGGGAACAGTCGCCGGGCATCGTTTTTTCAGTGCAGGATAAAGTAAAGATTGCTACTGCGTTAGATAAGGCGGGCATTCCATGGATTGAAGCTGGCGTTCCTGCCATGGGAGGCGACGAGCAAGAAGCTATGAAAATGGTATTGGCAGAGCCACTGAAAGCAAAGATAATTGCTTGGAATCGCGCCAATAAAGAGGATATTTTAGCGTCCATTTCTTGTGGCTTTTCCTATTTGCATATTTCCGTTCCTGTTTCCGATTTGCATATAAAGCAGAAATTGAAAAAAGACAGAGCGTGGGTACTAGATCAATTAGAAAAGTCTATCTTATTCGCGCAAAGTTTTGGTTGTACTGTTACTGTAGGGGCTGAGGATGCTTCAAGAGCTGACCGGGAATATTTTTTGCAAGTAGCAGATGTAGCGGCAAGGCTGGGGGCAATCCACATTCGTTATGCAGATACGGTAGGGTGTCTAAACCCTTTGATTACCCACGCTATTTTCCAAGAACTAATTCCACGCTGCCCTTTGCCCGTTGAAGTACACATGCATAATGATTTTGGCTTAGCAGGTGCCAATACTATAGTCGCTTTGCAGGCTGGAGCAGATTTAGCCAGTACAACCGTTGCTGGTATTGGGGAGCGGGCAGGTAATGCAGCTTTAGAGGAGGTTGTTACAGCCTTGCAAGTTATGTACGGTATTAGTACTCCTATTGATAAAGACGCCTTTTTAGGTCTTAGTGACTTAGTAATGCAGGCCAGTGATAAAACAACTTTTCCTTATAAGCCAATTACTGGTAGTGCATTCGCCTAA
- a CDS encoding Fe-only nitrogenase accessory AnfO family protein gives MAEHIAVCMNDNGVTSSLYDSSAIVIYQKELGNWKIFKDKKFSLDKQGGMAEMRRQMAELVPFLDQCKVFVGESVVGVPYFELEKMQCSIWEFEGEPLSFLDYVLEQEESKAQENAVQGSNAIPVPVERENGVYYISIKEIQENSGGITSKQVLLPFIRQGKFYSLEVLCNHIPPWLEAELSVGNLIGRVEKLAPTETHVYIGKRGCET, from the coding sequence GTGGCAGAGCATATTGCAGTCTGTATGAATGATAATGGTGTAACCAGTTCTTTATATGATTCCAGCGCCATTGTCATTTACCAAAAAGAACTCGGTAATTGGAAGATTTTCAAAGATAAAAAATTTTCTTTAGATAAACAAGGCGGAATGGCTGAAATGCGAAGGCAAATGGCTGAGTTAGTCCCCTTTTTAGACCAATGTAAGGTTTTTGTTGGAGAGTCTGTTGTTGGTGTGCCTTACTTTGAATTAGAAAAGATGCAATGCAGTATTTGGGAATTTGAAGGAGAACCATTGTCTTTTCTAGATTATGTTTTAGAACAGGAAGAGAGCAAGGCACAGGAGAATGCAGTTCAAGGCAGTAATGCTATACCTGTTCCTGTAGAAAGGGAAAATGGAGTTTATTATATATCTATTAAAGAGATTCAAGAGAATAGTGGTGGAATAACATCGAAACAAGTGCTATTGCCATTTATACGTCAGGGGAAATTTTATAGTTTAGAAGTCCTCTGTAATCATATTCCCCCTTGGCTTGAAGCAGAATTATCCGTTGGTAATTTAATTGGTCGAGTAGAGAAGCTGGCACCGACAGAAACCCATGTTTATATTGGTAAAAGAGGCTGCGAGACATGA